GGTAGCCGCTGCTTACGGTAGGCTGACCGGTTTCGGCGTCGGTGCCGTGCCATTCCAGCGGGAATACGGGGAAGCCGAGCCGGTCACCGTCGCGCTTGCTGAGCTTGCCGGTGCCGTCGGGTTTGAGCAGCAGGGGAAGGTGAGCAAACTGCGGCATGGTGTCTTCCCAGCCAAAATAGCGGTAAAGCAGCACGTGCAGCGGGGCGGAGGGCAACCATTCCTCACCCCGGATTACGTGGGTGATTTCCATCAGGTGGTCGTCCACGATGTTAGCCAGATGGTAGGTCGGCATGCCGTCCGACTTCATCAGCACCTTGTCGTCGATGCTGCTGGAGTGTACTACCACCCAGCCGCGAATCAGGTCGTTGAAGCGGACTTCCTCCTTGCGCGGCACTTTCAGGCGAATCACGTAGGGCGAGCCGCTATCCAGCAGCTGCTTTACTTCGTCTTCGGGCAGGGTCAGGGAGTTGCGCATCTGGGTGCGCGTGATGCTGTTGTACTGCGGGTTGGGCACCTTGGCGGCCGTCAGGCGGGCGCGCATAGCATCCAGCTCCTCGGGCGTATCGAAGGCGTAGTAGGCGTGGCCGCTGTTGATGAGCTGCATGGCATACTCCATGTACATCGGCTTCCGCTCGCTCTGCCGGTAGGGAGCGTGCGGACCGGCCGGCTCACTCCAGGGGCTTTCGTCGAGCTCAATGCCGCACCACTTCAAGGACTCGGCAATGTACTGCTCGGCACCAGGCACAAAGCGGTTCTGGTCGGTATCTTCAATGCGCAGCAGCATCTTGCCGCCCATCTTACGCGCAAACAAATAGTTGTACAGCGCCGTGCGCACGCCGCCGATATGTAACGGTCCCGTAGGGCTGGGCGCAAAACGCACCCGTACTTCTCTCTCCATATAAACAAAAATTCGCGTCGTTTCTGACAGAAACGCGCCGCGAAGGTACAAAGATCAACCGGTGAAATAGTGAGATAGGAAAATGGTGAGTTTGCCGTTCAATTTGTGCTAACGGCATAGGCAGAACCCCAACTCACCATTTCCCCATCTCAGCGCTAGTCCCGATTCCGATACGTGAGGTAGAGCACCAGGCCCAAGGCGGTAATACCCCACGAATAGCCCAGGCAACGGTAGTGCCCCACTGGTCAATCCAGGTCAGGAGCATGGATTTCATACCCAGGAAAGGCAGAATCAGCGACAACAGGCCGAGCAGCAATAAGCCAAGTCCAAGTTCTTTCATACAGTACGAGGTGAGATAAGAAGATAAAGAAACGGTGCCTTCAGCAGACAAGCCTGCTTGCGCAAGCACAACGAAAAACACACCATTTCCCTATACTGCCAACTCTCTATTTAACGGCTATGCAGGAAATTTCTACCTGCACGTCTTTGGGCAGGCGACTCACTTCTACCGTTTCGCGGGCCGGGGCGTAGTCGGCCGTGAAGTAGCTGCCATAGATTTCGTTGATCAGACCGAAGTTGCCGAGGTCCTTGACGAAAATGCTGCACTTCACCACGTCGAGTAGGGTCATGCCGGCGGCGGCCAGTACGGCCTGCAGGTTGCGCATTACCTGGTGGGTTTCGGCGGCTACATCGCCGCCACCAATGAGCTGGCCCGAGGCGGTATCGAGAGCAATCTGCCCCGAAACGTAGACGGTATTGCCGGCCTGAATAGCCTGACTGTAAGGACCGATAGGAGCAGGAGCGTCGGGCGAGTAGATGATGGTGTTAGCCATGAGGAAAAGCAATACGAGTGGAAAATCAGTCTTGAACTCAAAAGTAAGCGGAAAAAATGCTCCAACGCTTGGCCTGCCCACTCTTGAGATACAGCAACTGCCGAAGCCCAACAGCAAAAAGCCCCACCGAATTGCTTCGGTGGGGCGTGATAGAGCGTGCTAATTAAAGCTTGCTTACTCGACCGTTACGGACTTAGCCAGGTTGCGGGGCTGGTCCACGTTGCAGCCGCGCAGGACGGCAATGTGGTAGGAGAGCAGCTGCAGCGGAATTACCGATACCAGCGGCATCAGTACTTCGCTCGTCGCGGGCACCTCGATGGTAAACTCGGCCATAGCCGGAATCACCGTGTCGCCTTCGGTTACCACAGCAATGATGCGGCCTTTGCGGGCTTTCACTTCCTGGATGTTCGACACTACCTTCTCGTAGGAGCTGTCTTTGGTAGCAATAACCACGACCGGCATGTTCTCGTCGATCAGCGCAATCGGACCGTGCTTCATTTCGGCCGCAGGGTAACCCTCGGCGTGGATGTAGCTGATTTCCTTGAGTTTCAAAGCGCCTTCCAGAGCTACGGGGAAGTTGTAGCCCCGGCCCAGGTAGAGGAAGTTTGGAACGTCGCGGAAAATTTCGGCAATGGCCTCAATCTCGTCGTTGAGCTTCAGCGCCGTTTCCACTTTCGCGGGGATGTTGCTTAGCTCCACCATCAGCTCACGCATCTTGGAGTCGGTGAGGGTGCCGCGCTTGTGGCCCACAATCATGGCCAGCAGCGTCAGAACCGTTACCTGAGCCGTGAAAGCCTTGGTCGAAGCTACCCCAATTTCGGGGCCAGCATGGGTGTAGGCACCAGCGTCGGTAGCACGGGCAATGCTCGAGCCTACCACGTTGCAGATACCGAAGATGGTTGCGCCCTTGCTCTTGGCCAGCTCAATGGCAGCCAGCGTATCGGCCGTTTCGCCCGACTGGGAAATGGCAATAACGATGTCGCGTTCGGTGATGATAGGGTTGCGGTAGCGGAACTCCGACGCATACTCTACTTCCACCGGAATGCGGGCCAGGTCCTCAATTAGGTACTCAGCCACCAGGCCGGCGTGCCACGAGGTGCCGCAGGCTACGATGATGATACGGTCGGCGTTGACAAACTTGCGCTCATACGCCCGGATGCCACCCATGTTCAGGTGACCAGCCTCTAGCTCCAAACGACCCCGCATAGAGTCGAGAATCGAGCGGGGCTGCTCAAAAATCTCCTTTAGCATGAAGTGCTCGTAGCCGCCCTTCTCGATGCTGTCGAGCTCCATCTCCAGCTTCTGGATGTAGGGCGTCTGCTGCACGTCTTCCTTGGTCCGGATGTCAAGCTTCCCGTCGCGGATAACCGCAATTTCGTAGTCGTTGACGTATACTACCTCGTTGGTGTACTCAATGATAGGCGTGGCGTCGGAGGCCAGGAAGAATTCGTCCTTGCCCACACCAATTACCAGCGGGGAGCCTTTACGGGCAGCAATCAGCTGGTTAGGGTCATCCTTGCTGAGCACTACAATTGCGTAAGCACCTACTACTTCGTGCAGGGCCAAGCGCACAGCTTCTTCCAGCGAGCAGCTGTTCTGCTTCTGGATTTCCTCAATCAGATTGACAAAAACCTCCGTATCGGTGTCGGAGTGGAACACGTGGCCTTGCTTCTGCAAGTGGGTCTTCAGGGCCGCGTAGTTTTCGATGATGCCATTGTGAATAATGGCAATCCGCTCGGAAGTCGAGTAGTGCGGATGAGCATTCGAGTCGTTCGGCTCGCCGTGGGTAGCCCAGCGCGTGTGGCCCATGCCAATATGCGCGTGAGTATCCTTTTCAGCAATAAAGGCTTCCAGGTCATTTACCTTGCCTTTTTTCTTGTATACATTCAGTGCTCCGTTCAGCAGAGCCACGCCCGCTGAGTCGTAACCCCGGTATTCCAGCCGGCGCAGACCTTTTAGAATAATGGGACAGGCTTCACGGTGCCCGATGTAAGCGACAATTCCGCACATAGTGTGTCAGAGAAAGAGTTGTTGAGAGAAAAATCACTCCGGCCCGGCCCCTCAACAAAGGCCGTGCCGGAGTGATTCGTGTGAAAGCAGCTGAGCCTTAGCGCAGCTTGGAAGAGTATACGCGCAGCTTGATGTTCTGGGCATCAAGTACGCTACGGTTAAGTGACAGATCAAATGAGCGGCGCAGCACTGGGCTTAGCATCAACGCCGCAGCCTGCTCTCCGAGCTGGTTGGAGAGGTAGGCCTGCAAGTACGTGGTGATGACCACGCTGTAGTATTTCTTATTGCTGTCCACGTCGTACAGTGCCACCACGGCTTCGCGGCCCTGGCCTAGTTGGTTCTGCAAGTTGGCTTGTACAATTCGCTCGACCGGCGAAATGTTTACCGTCCGTTGCAGTACCCGGTTTCTGGCGTTTATCTCGTAGAGAAAAGCTGAGGTGGGATTCGTTTGGAACAGCAGTGTACCCGACGATTTGATGGGAATAATCAGCTCTGCGCGGTTAATAGCCAGCCCAGGCTGGTTTGCCAGTTCTTTCAGGCCCGGAATGCTCAGCTTGGTAGCTAGGCCCAGCCCTTGCTGCATGTAAGTCACGCTGTCAGCGACGCGCAACGACTGCGTACCATCCAGCAGTTGGCTGAACGGAGCTTTGAAGTCGGTGGTAATCTGGGTGTAGTAGCGGGGCGTGTTGGCGTCGCCGCTCACGTAGGATGAGCCCAGGCGTACCCGGTAGCGCAGTTTTAGAGTAGCAGTACCGTTAAGCTCCGTACCGTGGTAGTACACGTACACGCAGTTGACCGCCGAGCGGTTCAGCGCTAGAATGGCCCCAGTTTGATTGCTCGACGGCACAATAGCCAGTCCTTTCCAAAGAGCATTCAGCTTGCTTTGATTGAAGGAAGCATCCTTGAGCGCCGTAAACAGCGTGTTAGCAAAATCGGAGTTGCGGACTTTGTCTTTCTGAATAACCAGTCGGATAGTCTGGTCGGGGTTCTTGGAGGGTAAGGTGCTGTCAGCAGCTGGGTTTTTCTTTCTTTTCAGCACCCCAGGGTTCACGGCTACCTGCGTCGTGATGGTGCGGTTTAGGGAGCTGATAAGCTTGTCACCAATCTGGTCACCTAGTTCCACGTCGGTAACACCAGCGTTGTAAGTCTTTTTTTCCTCCAAGCCGTCTTTCAGCTTAAACAGGTCGAAGCTAACGGGCTGGGTAGCGCTACCATACACCTGGTCGAACGACGACACCAGCACTACGGAGTCGAGCACCGGCGTTTTAACCGCGCTAGGCAGCGTGTCGGAGCTGGCCCGCAGGTTAAAGTAGCCTTTGGCAGTGGTAGTACCGATGGTAGCATCCGTGAGCCGGCCTGCCAATACCCGCTCCGCGTTCAGCGTTTCCACCGAATCCTGCAGGATAGTTGAGGCATTAACGCGGTAGTCGCGGTACTCAGTAGTAACGGGGGAAGAGCCCGGCAGCTCCACGCTCAGGTCATTAGGATCTTCGCAGCTGGTAGCGGCGAACAGTAGAGCTGAGGACAGAATAGAAACCGAGGCTACTCGGAAGGCGCTGCTAATTGGCCAATTCATTATAAAGCGTGTAGTAAGAGGAAAGCAGGTTTTCGTCGGCGCTAACCTGGCCAATCTGACGCTTCTGCGAGTACTCCGTAAACATAGCGTTCAGATTGTCGCTGAAGTCCTCGTCGGATTTCACCACTGAGTCCGCATATTCCATGCCCACCTTGATGAAGCCGCCAAAGTCGGCCGACTTCAGGGCCGCCAGCATTTCATCATCGATGTCGAGCATTTTGGCCTTCTCGATGATGTCGCCTTCAAATTTGTGGCTGAATTCGTTGTTGTAGATGGTGAATACCGACTTGGCATCCTTGAAGATAGGGTCCTTCTTATAAGTCGTCTTCAGGTACATCGGAATCAGGCCCGTCATCCAGTCGTTGCAGTGCACGATATCGGGAGCCCAGCCCAGTTTTTTCACCGTTTCGAGTACACCCTTGCAGAAAAAGA
Above is a genomic segment from Hymenobacter cellulosivorans containing:
- a CDS encoding glycogen/starch synthase, encoding MSKLRILYAATEINPFLQTTKVAEFLRMLPQGMQEMGMEIRIFVPRFGIINERKNRLHEVVRLSGINIAVGEEEKPLIIKVASIPNAKLQVYFIDNEDYFHRKSVLVDKNDKFHADNDERAIFFCKGVLETVKKLGWAPDIVHCNDWMTGLIPMYLKTTYKKDPIFKDAKSVFTIYNNEFSHKFEGDIIEKAKMLDIDDEMLAALKSADFGGFIKVGMEYADSVVKSDEDFSDNLNAMFTEYSQKRQIGQVSADENLLSSYYTLYNELAN
- the glmS gene encoding glutamine--fructose-6-phosphate transaminase (isomerizing), which encodes MCGIVAYIGHREACPIILKGLRRLEYRGYDSAGVALLNGALNVYKKKGKVNDLEAFIAEKDTHAHIGMGHTRWATHGEPNDSNAHPHYSTSERIAIIHNGIIENYAALKTHLQKQGHVFHSDTDTEVFVNLIEEIQKQNSCSLEEAVRLALHEVVGAYAIVVLSKDDPNQLIAARKGSPLVIGVGKDEFFLASDATPIIEYTNEVVYVNDYEIAVIRDGKLDIRTKEDVQQTPYIQKLEMELDSIEKGGYEHFMLKEIFEQPRSILDSMRGRLELEAGHLNMGGIRAYERKFVNADRIIIVACGTSWHAGLVAEYLIEDLARIPVEVEYASEFRYRNPIITERDIVIAISQSGETADTLAAIELAKSKGATIFGICNVVGSSIARATDAGAYTHAGPEIGVASTKAFTAQVTVLTLLAMIVGHKRGTLTDSKMRELMVELSNIPAKVETALKLNDEIEAIAEIFRDVPNFLYLGRGYNFPVALEGALKLKEISYIHAEGYPAAEMKHGPIALIDENMPVVVIATKDSSYEKVVSNIQEVKARKGRIIAVVTEGDTVIPAMAEFTIEVPATSEVLMPLVSVIPLQLLSYHIAVLRGCNVDQPRNLAKSVTVE
- the gltX gene encoding glutamate--tRNA ligase yields the protein MEREVRVRFAPSPTGPLHIGGVRTALYNYLFARKMGGKMLLRIEDTDQNRFVPGAEQYIAESLKWCGIELDESPWSEPAGPHAPYRQSERKPMYMEYAMQLINSGHAYYAFDTPEELDAMRARLTAAKVPNPQYNSITRTQMRNSLTLPEDEVKQLLDSGSPYVIRLKVPRKEEVRFNDLIRGWVVVHSSSIDDKVLMKSDGMPTYHLANIVDDHLMEITHVIRGEEWLPSAPLHVLLYRYFGWEDTMPQFAHLPLLLKPDGTGKLSKRDGDRLGFPVFPLEWHGTDAETGQPTVSSGYRESGYLPDAFINFLAFLGWNPGSQQEIFSMPELIEAFSIERVSKSPARFDQNKVRWYNEHYLRAKPDTELAQFLLTALQEHNIECSEEKAVQIVGAMKERVTFPQDFWREAQYFFLAPETYDEQVISKKWNAPTATALQAFAQELPAAQDATPEGIKALLTQVLERQGVKIGQVLQALRVIVTGVAAGPDLMAIMSILGTQETAQRIEAAVTRLADKISA
- a CDS encoding DUF4270 family protein, with translation MNWPISSAFRVASVSILSSALLFAATSCEDPNDLSVELPGSSPVTTEYRDYRVNASTILQDSVETLNAERVLAGRLTDATIGTTTAKGYFNLRASSDTLPSAVKTPVLDSVVLVSSFDQVYGSATQPVSFDLFKLKDGLEEKKTYNAGVTDVELGDQIGDKLISSLNRTITTQVAVNPGVLKRKKNPAADSTLPSKNPDQTIRLVIQKDKVRNSDFANTLFTALKDASFNQSKLNALWKGLAIVPSSNQTGAILALNRSAVNCVYVYYHGTELNGTATLKLRYRVRLGSSYVSGDANTPRYYTQITTDFKAPFSQLLDGTQSLRVADSVTYMQQGLGLATKLSIPGLKELANQPGLAINRAELIIPIKSSGTLLFQTNPTSAFLYEINARNRVLQRTVNISPVERIVQANLQNQLGQGREAVVALYDVDSNKKYYSVVITTYLQAYLSNQLGEQAAALMLSPVLRRSFDLSLNRSVLDAQNIKLRVYSSKLR
- a CDS encoding RidA family protein; translation: MANTIIYSPDAPAPIGPYSQAIQAGNTVYVSGQIALDTASGQLIGGGDVAAETHQVMRNLQAVLAAAGMTLLDVVKCSIFVKDLGNFGLINEIYGSYFTADYAPARETVEVSRLPKDVQVEISCIAVK